In Flavobacteriales bacterium, one genomic interval encodes:
- a CDS encoding SCO family protein gives MKKNWLVPVIAFFAVLIAGIIVAWRMNASNMEKKDVLPVFNPSQVNDSLVDASLQNVGTGHRVGDFHLTDQRGRTISQKNLEGKIYVADFFFTTCGSICPKMSSQLQRVQEKYKDNKQVMILSHTVLPETDTVEAMMAYAENYGANHDQWLFLTGEKKEIYDMARKNYFVVKEAAPGEGDEESDFIHTENFVLVDSQKRIRGYYDGTSAKDVDRLLYDMDKLLREEAGE, from the coding sequence ATGAAAAAAAACTGGCTTGTTCCCGTAATTGCATTTTTTGCAGTATTGATTGCAGGAATTATTGTGGCCTGGAGGATGAATGCATCCAACATGGAAAAAAAAGATGTACTGCCGGTTTTTAATCCTTCTCAGGTAAACGATTCATTGGTGGATGCCTCTCTGCAAAATGTGGGAACGGGACATCGCGTGGGTGATTTTCATTTAACCGATCAGCGCGGAAGAACCATTTCTCAGAAGAACCTCGAAGGAAAAATTTATGTTGCCGATTTCTTTTTTACCACCTGCGGAAGTATTTGTCCGAAAATGTCATCGCAATTGCAACGCGTGCAGGAAAAGTACAAGGACAATAAACAAGTGATGATTCTTTCGCACACTGTTTTACCGGAAACCGATACAGTAGAAGCAATGATGGCCTATGCCGAAAACTATGGTGCAAATCACGATCAGTGGCTCTTTCTTACCGGGGAGAAAAAAGAGATTTACGACATGGCGCGTAAAAATTATTTTGTTGTAAAAGAAGCCGCACCGGGTGAAGGTGATGAAGAGAGTGATTTTATCCATACCGAAAATTTTGTTTTAGTGGATTCTCAAAAACGAATCAGAGGCTATTATGATGGCACCTCTGCGAAAGACGTTGATCGCCTTTTATACGATATGGATAAACTCCTTCGGGAAGAAGCCGGCGAATAA
- a CDS encoding DUF3078 domain-containing protein yields MKNFLLALCSLVLIQHGFAQEDELKKNAEKVKPTSADTTQGWKTGGMGSLTFAQVSLTNWAAGGQNSIAFNSALNLFANYKKGHISWDNNLDMGFGLVRQGLDDLRKSDDRIDFSSKFGRQAFQSQKWYYAMMLNFRTQFAPGYNYPNDSVQISKFLAPGYTTLAIGLDYKPIKNMTIFLAPLTSKVTIVNDQILADAGAFGVNAAEYDTAGVKTKDGSKIRYELGGYLKFNYKTDIGKSATYITRLDLFSNYIHNPQNIDVMWENNLVIKVGKYIGVTFSTLMIYDDDVEVAVDRNSDGVNDGIGPRLQFRQIFGVGFSYKFAK; encoded by the coding sequence ATGAAAAATTTCCTACTTGCCCTTTGTTCATTGGTTCTCATTCAACACGGATTTGCCCAAGAAGATGAATTGAAAAAGAATGCCGAAAAAGTAAAACCTACTTCTGCCGATACCACACAAGGATGGAAAACAGGCGGAATGGGATCTTTGACTTTCGCACAGGTTTCATTAACCAACTGGGCGGCTGGTGGACAAAACTCCATTGCCTTTAACAGTGCGCTCAACTTGTTTGCGAATTATAAAAAAGGACATATTTCCTGGGATAATAACCTCGATATGGGATTCGGATTGGTTCGTCAGGGATTAGATGATTTACGCAAGAGCGATGACCGTATCGATTTTTCGAGCAAGTTTGGACGACAAGCTTTTCAATCGCAAAAATGGTATTATGCCATGATGTTAAACTTCAGAACTCAATTTGCGCCCGGTTATAATTATCCGAACGATTCGGTTCAGATTTCTAAATTTCTTGCTCCCGGTTATACCACATTAGCGATCGGACTCGATTATAAACCGATAAAAAACATGACCATTTTCTTAGCGCCGCTTACAAGTAAAGTCACCATCGTGAATGATCAGATACTTGCAGATGCAGGTGCATTTGGGGTTAACGCTGCAGAATATGATACTGCAGGTGTAAAAACCAAAGATGGTAGTAAAATACGTTATGAGCTGGGAGGTTATTTAAAATTCAATTATAAAACGGATATTGGAAAAAGCGCCACTTATATTACCCGTTTGGATTTGTTTTCGAATTACATTCATAACCCGCAAAACATCGATGTGATGTGGGAAAACAACCTGGTAATTAAAGTTGGAAAATACATTGGTGTTACCTTCTCCACATTGATGATTTATGATGATGATGTGGAAGTAGCGGTGGACAGAAATTCGGATGGCGTGAATGACGGTATTGGTCCGCGTCTACAGTTCCGTCAGATTTTCGGAGTTGGTTTCTCCTATAAATTCGCAAAATAA